A stretch of Pelecanus crispus isolate bPelCri1 chromosome 3, bPelCri1.pri, whole genome shotgun sequence DNA encodes these proteins:
- the LOC142593199 gene encoding LOW QUALITY PROTEIN: syntabulin-like (The sequence of the model RefSeq protein was modified relative to this genomic sequence to represent the inferred CDS: inserted 2 bases in 1 codon), protein MSGAWMKQSSWMKESERRGKERETEVEGLKAHLGHVKEEWIVEECNGVEVELAFLEARREIEELKQAIEXSLSENDKKKNQKYFLDISVENKKLESLLQSVEMAQNSSVRDEQCPEYTYDSEGKALALCATVPGSLITEDQALEEVAGSGLLLNEGTANETDAFEESLTATSSEVSDPAPSSSAVNRETLENVLDEKVTTSQEEEEEEEERGGGRMSNVVVEQATQTDVAPYSLGVEQLFQNTFRAQDARACQPAINQLIAILLSISLETWWSFNYCLGSSSPSCTALLPPDIHRVSPLPFPECR, encoded by the exons ATGTCAGGTGCTTGGATGAAGCAATCATCTTGGATGAAGGAATCTGAGAGGAGAGGTAAGGAAAG ggAAACAGAAGTAGAAGGGCTGAAAGCTCATCTGGGACACGTGAAGGAAGAGTGGATTGTAGAAGAGTGTAATGGTGTGGAGGTGGAGCTGGCCTTCTTGGAAGCAAGGAGGGAAATTGAAGAACTGAAGCAGGCTATTGA CAGCTTGTCTGAGaacgacaaaaaaaaaaatcagaaatacttcCTAGACATAAGCGttgaaaacaagaaactggAGTCTCTGCTGCAGAGCGTGGAGATGGCTCAGAACAGCTCTGTGAGAGATGAGCAGTGCCCGGAGTACACGTATGACTCGGAGGGGAAGGCGTTAGCGTTGTGTGCCACGGTGCCAGGCAGCCTCATCACGGAGGACCAAGCtctggaggaggtggcaggtAGTGGGCTGCTTCTTAACGAGGGCACGGCTAACGAGACTGATGCATTTGAAGAGAGTTTGACCGCCACAAGCTCTGAGGTGAGCGATCCAGCTCCCTCCAGTTCTGCAGTGAATCGAGAGACGCTTGAAAATGTTCTGGATGAAAAAGTAACTACttcccaggaggaggaggaggaggaggaggagcgggggggtGGGAGAATGAGCAACGTGGTGGTGGAACAGGCCACGCAGACTGATGTGGCGCCATATAGCCTAGGTGTGGAGCAGCTCTTTCAAAACACCTTCAGAGCTCAAGATGCGCGTGCCTGCCAGCCAGCAATCAATCAATTAATCGCCATCCTTCTGTCCATCTCCCTTGAAACATGGTGGAGCTTCAACTACTGCTTGggctcttcctccccatcctgcacTGCGCTGCTACCCCCAGATATTCATAGGGTGTCTCCCCTGCCCTTTCCAGAGTGCAGGTAG
- the LOC142593200 gene encoding ubiquitin carboxyl-terminal hydrolase 42-like — translation MGNDSFVAEGMAPPQRVLFPPEKICLDWQHRQRAGAGLYNLGNTCFLNSVLQCLTYTPPLANYLLSREHSQSCRQQGFCMMCVMEAHVNEVLRSSVCAIRPSGVISVLTRIGEHFQLGMQEDAHEFLRYTVDAMQRACLSGSSDLDVSSQATTIVHQIFGGFLRSRVTCLSCRAVSDSYEAFLDVPLDIKAASSVTAALEDFVRPEQLDGENCFKCSKCDKMVAASKSFTVHHAPKVLTVCLKRFQDFTGRKISKVVEYPEYLDLRPYMSRTAGEPLLYALYAVLVHSGDSCHAGHYFCYTKASNGLWYKMNDMAVDGCGIDRVLGQQAYLLFYVRCPELKIGERASSSPAPSYARFFLRLWGAKSKQAASVGPQGLPHRTKPSRRAFGRPLAVPSQSFWGFLTVLVLSGGKGRTLAQLSLQGMAVGMEDSPEDSSSSATASTSQLTSAGARQASAGWPCSIWTGRLNIASCVGFCLHRFFCGCRRLVSGRKDACPVCCQPVDRVPHSVQEDDDTTKEEQGFSPSSRRQRKGARERVRSRSPQWGKDLRSWFVDTTDYDPSAGRRRRRTSLASRDCAPRVNAAPGRSSGISQSAPTCNAAWEQTLPMQREQSRSLRRAYDLRSRFVEITDYSCSAREEEEEEEEEEGFSAPEMHVGQTLGALWW, via the exons ATGGGGAACGACTCCT TCGTCGCCGAGGGAATGGCTCCGCCACAAAGGGTCCTCTTTCCTCCGGAGAAGATTTGCCTggactggcagcacagacagagagctggagcgGGACTCTACAACCTGGGCAATACGTGCTTCCTCAACTCCGTCCTGCAGTGCCTGACGTACACACCCCCTCTGGCCAACTACCTGCTCTCTCGTGAGCACAGCCAGTCAT GTCGTCAGCAAGGCTTCTGCATGATGTGCGTAATGGAAGCGCACGTTAACGAGGTCCTGCGTTCCTCAGTCTGTGCCATCCGGCCTAGCGGTGTCATCAGTGTCCTCACAC GAATAGGAGAACATTTCCAGCTTGGCATGCAGGAAGACGCCCACGAGTTCTTACGCTATACTGTCGATGCCATGCAGAGAGCCTGTCTGAGTGGAAGCAGCGA CTTGGACGTCTCTTCTCAAGCAACTACCATCGTCCATCAAATATTTGGGGGCTTTCTGAGATCCAGAG TCACGTGCttgagctgcagagcagtgtcCGATTCCTACGAGGCCTTCCTGGATGTCCCTTTGGATATAAAA GCGGCCTCATCTGTCACCGCAGCTCTGGAGGACTTTGTGAGACCCGAGCAGCTGGATGGCgaaaactgctttaaatgtAGCAA GTGTGACAAGATGGTTGCTGCCTCCAAGAGCTTTACGGTCCATCACGCGCCCAAGGTTCTGACGGTGTGTCTGAAAAGGTTTCAAGATTTCACTGGCAGGAAGATCAGCAAG GTTGTGGAGTATCCTGAATACTTGGATCTTCGGCCATACATGTCTCGGACAGCTGGAGAACCGCTCCTCTACGCCTTATATGCTGTCCTGGTACACAGCGGTGACAGCTGCCATGCAGGACACTATTTCTGCTACACAAAG GCCAGCAACGGACTGTGGTACAAGATGAACGACATGGCTGTGGATGGTTGTGGCATCGACAGAGTTCTCGGGCAGCAAGCCTATTTACTCTTTTACGTCAG atgCCCTGAGTTGAAAATTGGAGAAAGGGCTTCTTCCTCACCGGCACCATCATATGCCCGTTTCTTCCTCAGGCTGTGGGGGGCCAAGAGCAAGCAGGCGGCTTCTGTGGGACCACAGGGTCTGCCTCACAGGACTAAG ccctCCAGGAGAGCCTTTGGGCGGCCCTTAGCTGTCCCCTCACAGAGCTTCTGGGGTTTCCTCACTGTTCTGGTCCTTtcaggaggaaagggcaggaccTTGGCACAGCTCTCTTTGCAGGGCATGGCGGTGGGCATGGAGGACTCTCCAGAGGACAGCAGCTCCTCCGCAACAGCCAGCACGAGCCAGCTAACCTCGGCAGGTGCACGGCAGGCATCTGCAGGCTGGCCGTGCTCCATCTGGACGGGCAGGCTCAACATCGCCTCCTGCGTGGGCTTCTGCTTGCATCGCTTCTTCTGCGGCTGTAGAAGGCTGGTGTCCGGAAGGAAAGATGCGTGCCCGGTCTGCTGTCAGCCAGTTGACCGTGTGCCGCACAGCGTGCAAGAAGACGACGACACCACCAAAGAGGAGCAGGGATTCAGCCCTTCCTCCCGCCGCCAGAGGAAGGGTGCCCGGGAGAGGGTCCGGAGCAGATCCCCGCAGTGGGGAAAAGATCTCCGCAGCTGGTTTGTGGACACCACGGACTATGACCCctcagcagggagaaggaggaggagaactaGCCTGGCAAGTCGTGACTGCGCTCCCAGGGTGAACGCAGCTCCAGGGCGCTCCAGCGGCATCTCCCAGTCGGCTCCCACATGCAATGCTGCTTGGGAGCAAACCCTGCCGATGCAGAGAGAACAGAGCAGATCCCTGCGGCGTGCCTATGATCTCCGCAGCCGGTTTGTGGAGATCACGGACTACAGCTGCTCAGCAag ggaggaggaggaggaggaggaggaggaggagggtttCAGCGCCCCAGAGATGCACGTTGGACAAACACTCGGGGCGCTGTGGTGGTGA